The genome window GCTACACGTGCGGTGTATGGTTTTTCAGTGCCGCTCGGTGCGTTTTGTAAGCTGGGTCGATGGCTGCAACCTCTCGCCAAAAGGCGTCGGAGTGATTCATCTGGCGGGTGTGAGCCAGCTCGTGAATCAGCACATAATCAAGCAACTCAAACGGCAGGTTCATCAGCGCGATGTTCAGGCTAATCGTGCCGCGCGACGAGCAGCTACCCCAGCGGCTCGAGGCGTGCGTCAGCTTGATGGTTTGATAGGAAAAGCCATGTTCCTCAGCCAGGAATTTCAGCCGCCGTGGCAGGTAACTTCTGGCTTCCTTGCGTAGCGCTGTGATGACGACTTCGCGAATGCGCTGCTGGATGGCTGGAGTAGTAATGTCGGTGCCGGATGGCAGCTTGACGAGGATGCGGGTGCCGGAGCGCTTGATGGTGGGTTCGGCGAGCGCGGACTGGGTCTCGATAATCAGGTGGTGGCTTTTACCGATTGATTGATCCTGCGTGTAGTAGTGACCTTGTTGATGCTCAGCCAGGAGCTCGCGAATACGCGGCCGGGATGACTTGATAAGCATTTTTGCTGCGAGCAGCGGTGTATACGCCGGCAGGCTAATCCGCAGCTGCCCGTTTGGCGCGACCTTTAGTGATACCTGACGCGCCAAGTGCGAGCGCCTCACCGTGATTTCGCCAAACTCAGCGTCAGTAATCGTTGGCATGTATAGCTCCTAGCTAACGCGAACGCGGCTGAGTACCGGACGTTGCGGATGGCGCTTGGGAGTATCAGCCTGGGCGGCTTGCGGCTGGGTCGGAGCAGCTGTAGTATTCGGGCGAACGTCGGCCAGGCGCTTGAGCAAGGTGCGCGCTTGGGTGTTATAAGTGTGACGACCACTGATGACGACGCATGGCTCGCTGGGGTGCGGCGATGAGAATTGTTTGATCTTAGCGTCGAATGTTGCCTCGTCGTTATCGTTGGCCTTGAGCCAGCGCATCTTGGCGGTCGCTAGGTCGGTCTGTACCCAGACAAAGAGAATCTTATAACCAGCAGCGCGGGCCGTCTTGGCGAGCTCAACCCGCCAGGCTCGCTTCTCCGTTGCCCCTTCAAATACGATGGTTTGATGAGTCTTCATCAGTTCCTTGAGTAGTGCACCGCTCGCGTAATTAACAGCCGCCTCATCATCAGATAATGCCGCTAAGATACCAGAATCCAAATGCGGCGCATGAAACATCTCAGAAAACTCAGCCGCGAATTGCGACTTGCCCGCCCCCGGCACGCCCACCATGGCAATGATGTGAGGAGAAGAAAGTTGCAAAGGTTTCATATATGTTAGTATACACAAAAAATCCCCCTTATCCAAGGGGGATTCTCGCCTGAAACCTCGCGCTTCAGAATTAGATTCTCGGAGCGGTCAGTCTCTTATAGTTGGCGTCGGCTAGCGACGTATGCTAGAGCTGAGGTAACCAGTGCACCGAGGCCCAGACCACCGAGTACCATGTCGGTCATACCAGTTCGTGGCAGTGCGGTTGGTGTTGGTGGAGTTGGGGTGGTTGGCTTTGGATTACACTCTTCGCTGTCGATACCGACGAACCGCTTAGTGTCTTCAGCTTCTTTCTTGGTAACTTCGCGGATTGTCTTGGTAGTGACGTCACAGACCTTGATCTTTTCACACTTGCTCAGATCAGTGGTGTATGGTGGCGTGTTCTCTTTGCCCTTTTCGACTTTTTCGATGACGCCAGTTTGAACGTTGCAGGCCTCGACTTTTTCTGGTACATCGACGGTTGCGTTGTCACAGCCGTCTTTGTCGCCAGGAATCTCTGGGGTATCAACGCAGGCGGTGTTGACGACCTTGCCAGTAACTTGTTCTTTGATGGTTGCCGTGATGGTAAAGGTCTTTGATGCGCCCTGCTTGAGTTCAGCAATTGTTGCTTTCCAGGTATTGTTCTGGAGTGTGCCCTCAGATGCTTTCAGGAAGGTAACACCTTGTGGCGCATTGTCGGTGACAACAGCGTTCTTTAGGTCAACGTTACCGGTGTTAGTGACGGTTACCTGGTATGGGAATTCGTTGCCGACTTGGACGGTCTTGTGCTTGATGCCATCAACCTTTTTCTCGATTTTGATGCCAGGGTTAGCCTTTGGCGTTTCTGGCTGGATGGTGAACTGCTTGACACAGTCGTTGCTGGTGCGATCACCAAGGCTGGTTGTGACCTTGACGCGAGCGGTGTAAGTGCCCGCTTCCTTGATGGTGGCGCTAGTCTCGCTGGTCAGCGCTGAAGTAGTGTTACTGCGTGAGAAGACTTCCTTGCCTGAAGCATCGGTGATGCTAAAGGTGTATGACTTGACAGTTGCGCCATTCTCGACTGTTGCGTGAGCCTTCAGGGCGACCGTGTTAGTCTGACGATTAATGACTGGCTGGTCAAGTGCTTTACAAGTAGCCACTGGCTGTGGTTTCGGTTTTGGTGGCACAACAACGTTGGTGGCGACAACTGGGTTACCGCACGGTGTCATGATGGCGAACTTAAAGCGGCCCTGCTCATCAAGTCGGATAAATGCCTGCTGTGCGCTACCCATGCGGCTGGCTGGGACGACCTTAGCGTTGGTGCCTGAGATCGGTGTGCCGCCGCTGATGTTGCGGATGGCTGTCCGAGCGTTAGTGGCGACAACGGTGCCGTTATCGAGGCGAACCTCGCCGTTACGGTAGACTGCGCCATTAGCGTAGTTGCCGCTCAGCATCTCGTAGGAAATACCGAACGCGCCATAAATTGTTGATACGCCTTTGTTGAAATATCGTTCGCGCATCTCTTGTACCGACATGGTACCACAATACACCACGGCGTACTTGTCACAGTCGCGGGTATTGTCAATTGTTTCTGCGTTGGCGTAGTAGACTAGTCCTGCTCCGAAAGCAGCGACCAGCGACAGCGCCACGATCTTAAGCTTTGTACTTAATTTCATAACATCCTCCTCACTGGTTGTTTCTCCAATATTATCACACAAGCATTATTTTGTCAATAACTTATATCATATTTTTTCAAAATGGTTAGTTTGCAGAATATTTTTTTCTGTTATAATAGATGAGCTAACCCGTTAGCGGGACGATAGGGGCATAGTTCATCGGCTAGAATGGCGGTCTCCAAAACCGCAGAGGTAGGTTCGACTCCTACTGCCCCTGCCACAATTTATGGCGTGACGACTTGATGAAAGTCGTTTTTTAATGGCTTGCTGTAGAATTGACGGCGCATATCAATTCGTCTCTTGTGAAAATAGCGCCTTGATTGTGAAAAAATCATCAGATGCGCTTGAAAAAGCATAAGCGGCAGTCTATACTGTAAATAAGATGAGAATTTTGATGCTAGGGTGGGAGCTTCCTCCGCACAATTGTGGCGGCCTCGGTGTGGCGTGTTACCAGATGTCAAAGGCGCTGGCAGCGCATGGTATTGCTATTGATTTTGTTGTGCCCTACACGGCCGAGCATCCGAATATTACCCATATGAACATTCATGCGGCCTCGCCGCTGCCGCCGGGCTATCATGACCTTGGGGCGTACGATCATGGTGTCACGCCAGATACTGAGGATAGCGATGAGCACGGACTTGAACCGATGCGCCGACTGCAGCGTCGCTATGGTACGTTTGTCAGGCAGTTTGCTCAGTCACGTCCACCAGATGCCATCCACGCTCATGACTGGTTGACGATGGAGGCTGGCGTGATCGCTAAGGAAGTGTCGGGTGCACCGCTGATTGTTCACGTGCATGCCACTGAGTTTGACCGCTCGGGCGAACATTCGGGTAATCCGTTGGTGCATGAGATTGAACAGCAGGGTCTGATGATGGCGGATCGAATTATTGCGGTTAGCCGTATTACCAAGGATATGATTGTCAAGAATTATCACATTCCACCGGATAAAATTGAGGTAGTATATAATGCGATTGACCTGGCTGATCTGCCACCGCATGAGTATGATACGACAACATACAAATACCTCGAGGATCTCAAGACTGATGGCTATACCATCGTCGGTGCGTTGACACGGCTGACGGTACAGAAAGGGCTGACCTACTTTGTGCGGGCGGCAGCTAGAGCGTTAGAGCGCTACGACAAGATCGCCTTTTTGCTATCGGGCGACGGCGAGCAGCGGGATGAATTGGTGGCCTTAGCCGCGCGACTGGGTGTGAGCGACCGGGTGATTTTCACTGGTTTTGTTCGTGGTAAGCAGTGGCGCGATGCCTACTATTTGATTGATATATTTATCATGAGTTCGGTATCAGAGCCGTTTGGGCTGACGGCGCTGGAGGCGGCGCATCATGATACGGCGCTGCTCATCAGTAAGCAGTCGGGTGTTGGCGAGGTACTTCATAACATCATGCGGTTTGACTACTGGGATGTTGATAAGCTGGCGGATGAGATCGTCAATATTGCGCGCTCGCCGGGCCTTCAGTCGGCACTAAAGCGTAATGTCAAGGATGAATATACTCGGCTGTCGTGGCGGGATGCTGCGGAACGGTGTGTCGCGCTGTATCAAGCGTCGGCCGAAAGGAGGTGGGCATGAGCCGAGGCATCACCCTCTATCTCCACGTGCATCAGCCGTGGCGGGTGCGACGATACAATATTTTTGACGTGGCGGCGCGGCACGATTATTTCGAGACCAATGATCCAGCCCAAAACAACGAGTTAATTTTTCACAAAGTTGCCGAGAAGTCATATCTGCGGATGAATGCCCTGCTAGAAGAACTGCTCAGGCGGCATCATGATTTCAAGCTGTCGCTGAGCATCAGCGGTGTATTCCTTGAACAAGCGGAGTGCTTTAACCCAGCGGTGATTGAGAGCTTTAAGCGACTGGTTGCCACTGGCAAGGTCGAATTGGTATCAAGCCCATATCATCACAGCCTGGCGTTCTTTTATTCGCGCTCAGAGTTCGAGGAGCAGATCCGCCGCCACCGCCAGAAGCTGCGCCAGCTGTTTGGCGTCGAGACCACGGTGCTCGCAAATACCGAACTGGCGTATAACGATGACCTCGCCAAGTGGGCGGAGAACGCTGGCTTTAGTGGCGTGCTGGCCGAGGGTTGGGATGAGGTGCTGGATTGGCGCAGTCCGAATTATGTGTATCGGCCGGTTGGCACGGATAGGATTGGGCTGCTGCTCAAGAATTATCGCCTGAGTGACGATATCGCCTTTCGGTTTAGCAATCGGTCGTGGGCGGGCTGGCCGCTGACGGCAGAAAAATATCGGACGTGGCTGATGGAGGCGACAGCCGAGGCGCCGCTGGTCAATTTGTTCATGGATTATGAAACCTTTGGCGAGCACCAGTGGTCGGATAGCGGTATTTTTAGCTTTTTTGATCAGTTTGTTGCCTCATGGCTTGGGGTTAGTGGTAATACATTTTATACGGTGTCGGAAGCGCTGGCGGCGCATCAGCCGGTTGGTGAGATCAGCATGCCAGAGACGGTGACCTGGGCGGATAGCGAGCGCGATTTGACAGCGTGGAATGGCAATGATTTACAGAAGGAGGCGCTGCGGTATCTGTACGAGTTGGAGGCCGACGTACTGAGGAGTGGTGATGAGCAGCTGATCGCTGACTGGCGGCGACTGCAGTCGTCTGATCATTTCTACTATATGTGCACCAAGTGGTTTACTGACGGCGACGTCCATGCTTATTTCAGCCCGTATGACTCGCCGTACGAGGCCTTCCTCTATTATGTTAACGCAATTCGCGATGTGCGCTGGCGGCTGAGCGCGCATCGGTACGAGAGGTTTTGATGGTGCTTCTCGCAAATGGCAGGTTGGCGGTTGAGCTTGATCAATTTGGTCGAGTAAGCTCCCTGTCGTTCCCGCACGTTGGCCGCGAAGTCCAGAACCATCAAGCCGTGCATCGTCTCGGTGTATGGGTGGACGGTGAGTTTTCGTGGATTGATGATGGATCCTGGCGGCTGACGATGCGGCTGCCACAGGGAGCGCTGGTGGCGCACACGGTGCTGAAGCATGAGCGGCTGGGGTTGGTGCTGGAGTGCGATGATTTTGTCGATAGCAAGGTCAATGTATTTGGTCGTAATATTCACGTGGTCAATCTGCGGACTGAGACGCGCCAGGTGAGGTTGTTTTTGCATCAGGCGTTCCGGCTATACGATGATGGTCAAGCGATTGACAGTGCGCAGTATGTCGAGGCTTCGCGGGCGCTGCTACATTATCGTGGGCAGCGGGCGTTTGCCGCTGGCCTACGGACATTTGCTGGGCGTGATTTTGATCGGTGGACGGTCGGGCGATTTGGCGCTGGGCTCGATGGATCGTGGTGTGACGCGGAGGATGGCGAACTGGCGGGCTGTCCGCATGAGTATGGCATGACCGACTCGGTGCTGGGCTGCTCGCTGCGGCTGGCGGCGCTAGCGTCGGATCGCTGCACTTACTGGCTCACGGCCGGGACGTCGATCAAGGAAGCGCTGGGGCTGCACGAAAAGACGCGCAGTGTCGGCCTGGTGCGGAGCTTGGCACGAACAACGGATTTTTGGCACAAGTGGCTGAGTCCCGGTTTTCGCGCAGCGCAGAAATTGCCGCCAGCCCACCGCCAGACTTTCGTTAATTCCCTGCTGACACTGCGAGCCCACGTGGATGAATCCGGGCTGGTACTGACTGATGACTCGGCGGGCAGTTGTCGTCTGCACGACGCAGCGTTCGCGCTGTGGCCGCTGATTCGGCTGGGGTATGGCAATGAGGCGGCGATGTTCTTCGAAGCTTGCTGGCGGATATTTGAGACCGATGGTTACTTCGCGCCAGCGTATTATACGGATGGCGAGCCGGTGGCGACTGATACCGCGTGGCGTCAAGATCGGCCGCCAATGCGCTTGAGGGACGCGGCGGCGGTGCTATTTATCTTCTGTCAATTTGCCACGTCACGAGTTGGCATGGAGCGCTCGCGGCAGCTATATCAGTCGGTGGCCGCCAAGGTAGCGACGTTTGTGACGGATAATTGGGATAATCCAGCGGCGGACGACAACGCGGCGTTCGTTTGGCAGTTGTCGCGCGCGGCGCTGGAGCAAGCGAGCGAACTCGCGCAGCAGCACGACGACCCAGCCAATGCGGTGCAGTGGCGAACCTGCGCTGATGATATCAGCGCGCAGCTAGCGGGACGTGGTGCTGACGAGGTGACGATGGATGCGGTGTATGCCGCCTATATGTTCGGTGTTGAGGGCGAGGCCGAGCGAACCAAGCAGCT of Candidatus Nanosynbacter lyticus contains these proteins:
- a CDS encoding M48 family metallopeptidase: MPTITDAEFGEITVRRSHLARQVSLKVAPNGQLRISLPAYTPLLAAKMLIKSSRPRIRELLAEHQQGHYYTQDQSIGKSHHLIIETQSALAEPTIKRSGTRILVKLPSGTDITTPAIQQRIREVVITALRKEARSYLPRRLKFLAEEHGFSYQTIKLTHASSRWGSCSSRGTISLNIALMNLPFELLDYVLIHELAHTRQMNHSDAFWREVAAIDPAYKTHRAALKNHTPHV
- a CDS encoding glycosyltransferase family 4 protein, whose translation is MRILMLGWELPPHNCGGLGVACYQMSKALAAHGIAIDFVVPYTAEHPNITHMNIHAASPLPPGYHDLGAYDHGVTPDTEDSDEHGLEPMRRLQRRYGTFVRQFAQSRPPDAIHAHDWLTMEAGVIAKEVSGAPLIVHVHATEFDRSGEHSGNPLVHEIEQQGLMMADRIIAVSRITKDMIVKNYHIPPDKIEVVYNAIDLADLPPHEYDTTTYKYLEDLKTDGYTIVGALTRLTVQKGLTYFVRAAARALERYDKIAFLLSGDGEQRDELVALAARLGVSDRVIFTGFVRGKQWRDAYYLIDIFIMSSVSEPFGLTALEAAHHDTALLISKQSGVGEVLHNIMRFDYWDVDKLADEIVNIARSPGLQSALKRNVKDEYTRLSWRDAAERCVALYQASAERRWA
- a CDS encoding glycoside hydrolase family 57 protein gives rise to the protein MSRGITLYLHVHQPWRVRRYNIFDVAARHDYFETNDPAQNNELIFHKVAEKSYLRMNALLEELLRRHHDFKLSLSISGVFLEQAECFNPAVIESFKRLVATGKVELVSSPYHHSLAFFYSRSEFEEQIRRHRQKLRQLFGVETTVLANTELAYNDDLAKWAENAGFSGVLAEGWDEVLDWRSPNYVYRPVGTDRIGLLLKNYRLSDDIAFRFSNRSWAGWPLTAEKYRTWLMEATAEAPLVNLFMDYETFGEHQWSDSGIFSFFDQFVASWLGVSGNTFYTVSEALAAHQPVGEISMPETVTWADSERDLTAWNGNDLQKEALRYLYELEADVLRSGDEQLIADWRRLQSSDHFYYMCTKWFTDGDVHAYFSPYDSPYEAFLYYVNAIRDVRWRLSAHRYERF
- a CDS encoding glycoside hydrolase family 15 protein; the protein is MVLLANGRLAVELDQFGRVSSLSFPHVGREVQNHQAVHRLGVWVDGEFSWIDDGSWRLTMRLPQGALVAHTVLKHERLGLVLECDDFVDSKVNVFGRNIHVVNLRTETRQVRLFLHQAFRLYDDGQAIDSAQYVEASRALLHYRGQRAFAAGLRTFAGRDFDRWTVGRFGAGLDGSWCDAEDGELAGCPHEYGMTDSVLGCSLRLAALASDRCTYWLTAGTSIKEALGLHEKTRSVGLVRSLARTTDFWHKWLSPGFRAAQKLPPAHRQTFVNSLLTLRAHVDESGLVLTDDSAGSCRLHDAAFALWPLIRLGYGNEAAMFFEACWRIFETDGYFAPAYYTDGEPVATDTAWRQDRPPMRLRDAAAVLFIFCQFATSRVGMERSRQLYQSVAAKVATFVTDNWDNPAADDNAAFVWQLSRAALEQASELAQQHDDPANAVQWRTCADDISAQLAGRGADEVTMDAVYAAYMFGVEGEAERTKQLVDEATQTLAAVDGLFKRRVEDSDSSVVASLWLAQYYIETGEMVRAERIVDLIRERCITKTGAVSEHNASSVVASAEYVNTLLDMIVAQR
- a CDS encoding DUF11 domain-containing protein, whose product is MKLSTKLKIVALSLVAAFGAGLVYYANAETIDNTRDCDKYAVVYCGTMSVQEMRERYFNKGVSTIYGAFGISYEMLSGNYANGAVYRNGEVRLDNGTVVATNARTAIRNISGGTPISGTNAKVVPASRMGSAQQAFIRLDEQGRFKFAIMTPCGNPVVATNVVVPPKPKPQPVATCKALDQPVINRQTNTVALKAHATVENGATVKSYTFSITDASGKEVFSRSNTTSALTSETSATIKEAGTYTARVKVTTSLGDRTSNDCVKQFTIQPETPKANPGIKIEKKVDGIKHKTVQVGNEFPYQVTVTNTGNVDLKNAVVTDNAPQGVTFLKASEGTLQNNTWKATIAELKQGASKTFTITATIKEQVTGKVVNTACVDTPEIPGDKDGCDNATVDVPEKVEACNVQTGVIEKVEKGKENTPPYTTDLSKCEKIKVCDVTTKTIREVTKKEAEDTKRFVGIDSEECNPKPTTPTPPTPTALPRTGMTDMVLGGLGLGALVTSALAYVASRRQL
- a CDS encoding AAA family ATPase; the protein is MKPLQLSSPHIIAMVGVPGAGKSQFAAEFSEMFHAPHLDSGILAALSDDEAAVNYASGALLKELMKTHQTIVFEGATEKRAWRVELAKTARAAGYKILFVWVQTDLATAKMRWLKANDNDEATFDAKIKQFSSPHPSEPCVVISGRHTYNTQARTLLKRLADVRPNTTAAPTQPQAAQADTPKRHPQRPVLSRVRVS